The nucleotide sequence GACCGGGCCGGCGACGGTGACCGGTCGCTCCGGCCGGTCGTCGGTCAGGTTCCGGATGGCGTGGTAGGCGTCGTACATCGCCGGCCGGAGGAGCGTCGTCATGCCGGCGTCGACGCCGGCGACGACGGGAACCGCCCCCGTCGCGCCCGCGTCGTCGACCGGCTTCACCGTGTTCACCCGCGTCAGGAGGACGCCGGCGTCGGCGACGACGTAGCGGCCGGGTTCGACGGCCAACTGGGCGTCGACCGCGCCGAGTGCCTCCCGTGTCGCGTCGGCGACGGCGGGGAGGTCGAGCGGCGGTTCGTCCTCGCGGTAGGGGACGCCGAAGCCGCCGCCGACGTCGACGAACTCCAGGTCGCCCACCTCGCGGGCGAGTTCGCCCATCCGGGCGACGAGTTCGCGGTGGGCCGACAGGTCCTCGCCGGAGATGCCGCTGCCGGCGTGCGCGTGGATGCCCACCACGTCGAAGTCGGCGCGGGCGTCGGCCACCACCTCGGCCGCGCGGTCGTAGGGGACGCCGAACTTGGCGTGGCCGCCCGTAGTCACCTTCTCGTGGTGGCCGGCGCCGACGCCGGGGTTCACCCGGACCGCCAACCGACCGTCGAAGCCGCGTTCCCGGAGTCGGTCGAGGGTGTCCCGCGCGCCGGCGACGACGGTCAGGTCGGCCCCCGCCCGCCAGCGGTCGACGACGACGTCCAGGTCCGCGGCCGGCGGGTTGACCGCGGTGTACTGGATGGCCTCGAACCCGGCGTCGAGGGCGCGGACCACCTCACCCGCGGAGGCACACTCGGCGCCGAGTCCCGCCTCGCGGACGGCGTCGAGGACGGCCCGGCCGGTGTGGGCCTTCAC is from Haloplanus salinarum and encodes:
- the lysA gene encoding diaminopimelate decarboxylase, whose amino-acid sequence is MSGEAADTGPAVRRLADWSAADLRDLAAEYDTPLYVTDRDRVGENAARLRAAFPDADVRYAVKAHTGRAVLDAVREAGLGAECASAGEVVRALDAGFEAIQYTAVNPPAADLDVVVDRWRAGADLTVVAGARDTLDRLRERGFDGRLAVRVNPGVGAGHHEKVTTGGHAKFGVPYDRAAEVVADARADFDVVGIHAHAGSGISGEDLSAHRELVARMGELAREVGDLEFVDVGGGFGVPYREDEPPLDLPAVADATREALGAVDAQLAVEPGRYVVADAGVLLTRVNTVKPVDDAGATGAVPVVAGVDAGMTTLLRPAMYDAYHAIRNLTDDRPERPVTVAGPVCETADLFCEGRSMPSPRRGDLLAVGNAGAYGYEMASTYNSRPRPAEVVRDGDGTRLARERETIADVTALEVER